The genomic DNA TAGGATCATGTCTGCAGAGGCCCCCTCGCGCTCATTGCTGTTCCCAGGCTCTCCTGTTCCACCGGGAAGCCCAGGACTGCTGCAAGCATTTGGGTTGGCTGCCCACTGGGGTGAAGAAGGAACATCAGTTTCTCCCTctcctctgtgacaaatgcagcTGGAAGCGACAAGAATTTCATCATTTCTGGTTTCAGTTCAGTGTTTACCTGGCCAGTACAGTGTTTACCTGGCCAGTACAGTGCaaggaaagcagccgatcaaacTGATCTCATCTTGTATGTCTGtcttggagggcaggggagaccccTGATctttcaataaagagtacctgccactccCCAAGCCATCACAAGGGATGTAGTTCAtatgtataattgtttttttttaaatgtcaccacaaacatcagagtgagaacaataattctagcaccacagctcatgtttaaccacttgccacccgccatataacaaaatgacgtcggcaaagtggttgcgatttcctgaccagacgtcatacgACGTCTTTCAGAATATCAAGCCGTTGCATGCTCCCAGGGGCATGCATCGCGACGATCGTtgttgcggcatgtcagtctgacacaccgcaactccgatctaggtaaagagtctgacagagactctttaccacgtgatcagctgtgtccaatcacggctgatcacgatataaacaggaagagccattgatcggcttttcctcactcgcatctgacagacgcaagtagaggagagccgatcggctgctctcctgacagggggggggtctgtgctgtttatcagcacagcccccctcagatgcccacccaggaccaccaggcatggtcaccacactggaccaccaggtatgccaccctagaccaccagggaaatgccaatcagtgtccatccccaatgcctgccagtgccaccagtgatgcctatcagttaaatctatcagtgccagccatcaatgcgcatcagtgctgcctttcagggcccagcagtgccgcctatcagtgccacccataagtacccatcactgcagcctttcaGTGACAAGTGTCGCCTatcgtgccaaccagtgccacctatgagtacccatcagtgcaacttatcagtgcccattggtgaaggaggaaaaaaaaaaaaactaacttatttacaaaattttataacaaaaacaaaaaggaaaaaaaactttttttttttttcaaaattgtcggtctttttttattcgtttagcaaataataaaaactgaagaggtgatcaaatgctaccaaaagaaagctctatttgtggaaacaaaacgataaaaatttagtttgggtacagtgcagcatgaccgcacaattgtcatttaaaaagtgacagtgctgaaagctgaaaattggcctgggcaggaaggtgcgaaagtgacctgtattgaagttgttaaactgGTAAtgtgtaagggcttttaaagtgtcgcctctGGAGACTTTAGGtgccatagtttgttgccattttacaagcgtgcaaaattttaaatctttacatgtttggtatccatttactcagggcaatcatttttttttatatatcagatTTGGTAACATTAAGGCTGATCACATACTACAACCCAATTACAAAATAGATCAGGCAGAGATTGTATATttacaagaagaagaaaaagaagccaCCATATATTCAAACTTGAACAGCACTCAGTCCCAAAAATGtctaacaaaaacaaaaagtccatttgcccatgggactttgacAGGGTGGTATTCATTAACAAGCACAACAAGGTTATATAAAAAGTACAATTTCTTTTAGgatttaacaaaaaagaaaaaaaaaaaaatacacataacaTTTCTACATGAGTGggaaacagaaaaaatacaaattattCACCAATATACATTCTGTATACCAGCCTAATTAATAGATCATTGTTGACTTGCTGAATCTGTAATCACTATGAATTTCGCAGGACAAAGCCCACTTCATCTGGGGACAGCCAATGTTGGTTTAAGTGTACATATAGCAGTGAAATCACAAATAAAATCTGCCAGAACTGCAGAATTAAAGCCCAATCAAAAATCAAAGGCTATGTGGAACAATCTTGTCTGGATCCCAATGTTGAAGATCATCACAAAGGAGGGTCCCCCCCCTACAGGAGCTGAGggtgggtgggcagcaaggtaCACATGGAGAGTCCCCCACTTCAGAACCCCTGAGTTATTATGTCTTCATAGCaaatatgggaaaaaaaactgaaaactatCAGCATAGAGGTATGCTGGATCTCCAGAGAATCAGAGTGGGCTTTGTCCCACGAAATGCATAAAGATTTCAGCTTCAGCAATTCAACAATGAGTAATTAGGCTGGTATTCAGAATGTACATTGGTCAGTAATTGGATTTTATTCTGTTTCCTACTCATGTGGAAATGTAAATGttatgtgtattttttcttttttcgttaaATCTTAATAAAATTTGTTGCACTTGTTGTTAATGAACACCACTTGGTCAAGGTCCCatgggcaaatgttttttttttatattgtagatttaccaaaactatgcaaGCCTAAACTATCCTCTTTTCTTCTTAACAAATTGGAACATATAAGATCATTTTACACTTTTAATAATACAGCATTATCACAAAGGACATAACACTAAGCCATTTACTAATGTCTTTTTTCTTACATATAACAAAAAATATACTTTAAAACCATTTGCAGTTACTAATGCATGCCTGTGTATGCTAATGTTTGACTAAATACTAAAGTATATCCTAGTTTCAATTAAATTTAAAATAGCTGGAACCCTTTCGGCCCCTACCACCTTAGAAACATGCAGTTTTTCACCTTTGCTATATGTTTAGAAGATGATTAATACCACTTCTTCAACAATATGCAATATTTCACACATTTGGTTACCAATGGAGGtcccgtataaaaaaaaaaaaataataataataataataatatttggtgACCCTGTAGCATCCATTCTGTTGGTTTTAAATGAGGTCCATAAACATTGGAAACATGTTTATTCCTTGCAAATACCAGTCTTTTAACACACTCATTTGGATTATTTTAGCTTAGTTACAGCAAGGAAAGCAACAACAGAAAAATTGACGGCAtggatttttctttttatattccaCAGCTTGTTTGATCTGAGCTTTGGCAACACTAACGTAATCTTTAACATTTTCCACGTTTAACTCAATAACATTCAGAGTCTCAGCCTGCTCCTCAACCAACAAGGCCATCTGTAAGAAGAGGTCATGGACCTCTCTTATACGAGTCTCCAGCTTTAGCAATTCTTTGTGCCGGGTTTCAATTTCATTAAGGGCTGAACGAGCAACTTTAACATCAGAAAGAAGATTTTCAGAGAAGACATCCCATTTTCCTTGTTCTATCATGTCTTCTATCTGGTTTCCAGATACATCTTTGCCCATGATTTCCAGCTGGCGCTGTATGCGGATCTTGCAGTTCTCTCTCTGAACCATTTCAGCTTCATTGTATTCAACCATGGCTTTCTGGAAGGCTCGCGTAAGCGTATTATACTGTGCTTTAGACACACGTGCAATAACAGAGTTTTCCCCATGTGCAGTTTCAGCATCTTCACTAAGGTTTTTGAGGTTTTGAAGCTTTCTGTGAATGCCTTCTCCTCGTAACTTAATGTCTTTAGCAATACTGTTTGAATCTCTTTTGATACTGCTAAGGCGACGCATTGAAGTGAGAAAGCGCGTGGTTTGCTTCCCCAGTCGTTTTACATCAACTTTTAGTAAGTGATTCTCTGTCCGAATGACCTGTATATCATTGTAGAGGACTTCTAAAGAATGGTCTGTTTCAAACATAGCAAGTTCTTGAGAAAGATCCTCTTCACCATTTTGAACATATTGACTATGAAGTCTTGAATACTCAAGCAGCTCACTCAGACGGTCCTTCATGGTTACTAcaaaagaagcaaaaaaataaGTAAGCAAAAAAGTGTGGTAAATTGTAAATAAATGGATAGATATAGAAAGTTGCCTAgcaattaggctcgattcacacctatgcatgttgcttttgagcgtttttggaggtttttttttcatgcttgccgcgtttttgccgcgtttttgccgcgatttgcgttttgcgttttttttttttttttttcatttttttttacagtcttacaaaaaaattacaaaaaaaaaaaaaaataaaaaaaaaaaaaaaaaaaaaaacggcaaaaacgcaccaaaaacgcatcaaaaacgctgcaaaaaaggtgcacttgcgtttttgatgcttgtccattgaaaaccattacatgcaaaacgctgcattttgcatgagaaaaagtccccgaccctttccaaaaacgcggcgatacaaaaaagcattgatgtgaacatgttccataggaacccatgttaaaaaattcccgtgcatttctgcaaaatgcaaaatgcatcaaaaaacgcgctagtgtgaatggggcctaacagtcAACTCAAAACATGACAAAAACCTGCCATTTATGACTACATTGTTTTATTTTCTACAAAAACTCTTTAGTATGGTTTAATTTTGATTCTTTCTGCCATCTACCACTGTGTGAAACTGAACCAATGCCTTGGCAGGAAAACCCCATGCTACAAGATGTTCTGTGATCACCAACCACAATATAAGTCTCACACATAGATAGAAGCGACACATACAGAGAAAGAATTTTGATTGCCTATTACATTTTGCTATTCTAAAATAACGCAAAAGGGCATTACCTTACTTTTGTTATCCACAGTTTACTAAATATGTACATtaaaagtataaataaaagcaatttttaaaaatttgaataGATTGGCAAGGATTTACAACCCCTCTAAGGTTTTTATTGCCGTTTATGCCCCCAttagggggattcaccctctctatttgtccgttTACAGTCACCAatagtgaaagtgaaaaaaatatccACATTGGGTTGttaccagaaaagtaatagagggaacatTTTCCATTAGGGTCAAACGCtctagtgacaaccagggattccctcatatgaggatttcctcttatttcctgttttggttatgtgACAGAAGtaaaagggaaatctcctcaatattacacaaatcaaaaaagaaaaaaacccttacgctatcaaaaatgaaaaagaaaaatgcctttagttctactatAACCCTTTGCTGATAGGTTTTATCCCTCAAACCTTCACCGTTTCCTCAGACCTTTCACAatttcagagtaatgccccgtacacacggtcggactttgttcggacattctgacaacaaaatcctaggattttttcagacggatgttggctcaaacttgtcttccatacacacggtcacacaaagttgtcggaaaatccgatcgttttaaacgcggtgacgtaaaacatgtacgtcgggactataaacggggcagtggccaatagctttcatctctttatttattctaagcatgcgtggcactttgtccgtcggatttgtgtacacacgatcggaatttccgacaacggattttgttgtcagaaaattttatctcctgctctccaactttgtgtgtcggaaaatccgatggaaaatgtccgatggaggacacacacggtcggaatttccgacaacacgctccgatcggacattttccatcggaaaatccgaccgtgtgtacggggcattagagttacggTCAAAAgtcagggtcagtgtattttaggtcagcaactttttttttcaatttagtatCACTGTAGTGTCAGTAACATTTGTTGCAAACTGCACAGTagtgtttctgggccctactataggtaaaaacaaaaaaaaaactaaacacacaTTAGTGGTATCACTGTGATTGTCAAGAGAAAGAATTTATTTttagttgttctttggtggtaggttatggtaaaagCAAGATATATATACTTTTTGAAATATATGACAGTGCTGGTGCTTGCAGGTTTGTTTAATATCCCTCTTACCAGTGGCAAATACCTTTTCCCAGctgaaattaagaaaaacttttagGGTATAGAGGAGCATGTGGCTCACCCCAACTGCCAATTACCAAGCCCTATAATTGCAACATGGGAATGGAAAGGAGAGACCCCGTGTCAGCTAGTTTAGGGTAGAAATCTGACTTGAGGTTACACAGGGCTATTTCCCCTTATTGTTCACAGCAAAACAGAGGAGCGGGGGGACTAAACAGAAGGTAAGTATATGCTCGTAGGGTTGGGGTGAATAAAGGGAACCATATGCTTTACCCAGTTTGTTGTTTTGACACATAAACCAGCAGGATGCAACCACTTCCACCACCAATTTTAAAAGCAGGAGTCATTGTGAGTATTGGtatcatgtgaaaaaaaaagaacatagaaagcatttaaaaaataaaaaaaagtgtgcctTTGGTAAGTGGGTGGCTGTATGGAAGCtttaaaacagcttttttttctttgagtTTCTTTGAGTTTTTCTTTAAACGGTTTCATTATGATTAACAAGCATGTCTAAGTATTATCCCTATTGCGCTACAGGAACTTAACCAGATCCCTCGTTCGGATTCCTTCATATTACTATTATTTTATGAGGCTGACAGTCACACTGAGGGAGCAATGATGAGATCCAGGTTATAGGGTGTTTGGCAAGACATCTAAAATGCATGTTTAGGCATGTTTAGGTGCCCGACTACTAGGCCTCTTTACCTCGCAGTGGATTCCGCTCCAATGAGCAAGGAATCTGTGAGCAGATCTCCTGCTGATCAGAGCTGAATGGGATGGATGTCACATCCATGTTCATGCAGTTTCTGGCAGACACAGGTGGACCCCTGTCAGCTCTATGGGTGGCTGGTTGTAAATGGACTCAgcagtccatttacatcaggctacctgcAGTCTGGCCCACAAAAACAGAAAAATGACGCAGTCCTTTTCTGTTTTTCCTTTTTCAGACCTGGATGGAcccagaggtaggtgggtgtaaatggacaagtTTGTTTACATCTGCTTGTTCATAGGGTTCCATGGAccttccaatcaggtccgcctgaaaaactgacaggtggacctaatcGGAATTCTGGCGTTAAAGGGGCCTTCGTAAAGTGGTTTAATCACTTTGAGATAAAGACCGGTTTACAGGCAAACCTCTTTTTTTCATGATGGATAGAGTAtagggagggttgtaacccctcAAAAGATCTGTATCCCGCGTTTATTCTTTGAGTCTCTACAAAAAGGCATTTACTATTTATCTGGGGGAGTCTAAAACCGGGCTCTGCAAAACAATTTTACAGAGACACTATTTGCGTCATGTCACTGCAGATTTGACCAGAGTGGTCAATTGGTTCCATGGCGGCTCTGTTAAGCAGTGGGTCGTCTTTATAGAGCAGGCTATTGCCCCATGCAATCTTCAAGCATTTCCATGGATCTAACCTGCCTTAAGGAGGGGCTTAATTCCAACTCCTTCACCTTTGGATAGCTACATGGACAGGTTCTACTGGTCTTTTGTGGGGCCTATGACCCTCCCTTTTTGAGAAGCTAAAGTTTTCACAAACTCTGTCCCACCCAACATTTCGGACCCGGCATAAGTCCAAATACCACCGGCAGGTTCATATTCTATGCAATGGGATAgtaccccctctctttctttcatcACTATTGGAACTATGTCCATTTCTCATTGATTGGAATATAGTTAGTGGTTTTCTGCTCCTTACCTTATAGGGAGCTATTGGTTAAGGAATTGACTACCTTAGAGGATCTGCTCCTTCAAAACTATGCCTGATCATAGAACGTTCAGTGATATATAGCATCCTTGTGTGCTGCGCTCATTTTGATTATACAGACTGCTGGGCAACAGGTTTTGATCCCACTGGAAGACGGCCCACTTGATCAGCAGAACTCTTTAGGGACTCAACCTATATACACACTCctttcttctacctccagcacacacttgcttgtagaactataATTCCAAGGACCAGCTAGCACTTTGGTTCTGATTCAACACTCAGTCGAATTCCTGTAATTGCCCTTTGCAAGAAGGGACAGCGGGCCTCTtttggtttagcaaaaaaatagaGAGAGGTCTTTGGTACTAGCTGTCCTTCTCTTGTGGCTACTGCTCCCTGtatcacctcttcaggcactgccaacctgcctggctgcagctgcccctttatctagtcctcctggctacttctccacattCCTCCCacactgactctgcatccatcccagactgcttgcatccagtcccttcaggcatgcttCTCAGTCCTGTGACTGTATCACGCACCAGCCCACGTGGCTGTTTTTCTCcatggagatttgcctggcagtgtccTCTTGCTGTACTcaccttgctcccatgcctcctggtcaggaaccctctgtgtgtcatgaagaggggtcCCTTCCGCACCCAAGCCTGAgtccccccccagactggggagctactctCAAAGACCACGACAGCCTAACCATTACGCCTGtcttacacccccccccaaaaaaaagtgataGCCATTATTTGATGCTAGCCTACTTATAGGGACCTTTAGCACATAGGATTCTTGGAACAGGATCATTTCCTTGTTCACATGCAAAAACCGTTTTCTATATACCTGTACCAACAAAAACACTTTTAGAGCAGACCAATTGTATACAAATGTAACACAGCAGGAAACTATGAATATATTCAGCTAGACAACCAAGGGaacaaaaaagtcaaaaatagAAAGTATTGTCCTGTGCACACATCTCCCATTTTCTGTTTAAATGACGGTCCTTACTGTAATACAAGCTTCAATGGAGAACATCTTCATCCTTCGTATAAATTGTGGCAGAATACATTGGCCTCTACAGTGAGAGCTTCATAAAAAGGGAGGAACCTTTCTTAACATGGAGGAACCTTTgcaataactttccagtctcacaAAACTCCTGCTAGTTATTACAATATGTACAGTCCTCTATTAttatgatggtcagtgggaagaatgctgcatacatttgtggtcagtgggaaaaatcccCCTTTACAGATCGCTAAAAAGGTCTAGAGGTCAGTGGGAAATTATCTGAGAGGCAAAGCTGAATGAGACCCCAGGAACCTCTGTAGGAACCCTAGTTTAGAAAGGTTGCTCTAGAGTTTTAGCCTAAATAATATACACAGGCTGGTTCAGACTGCAACACTTGCTGGTATATGTAACTTACAACGCTGcatttcttttttagttactgcaGGATTATCTTTTAAGGTTATGCACTGCattaagcttctttttttttcccacagcaggAACCAAAATAGGCTTTAACCTATTGAGTGTTGCAGTGAGTTGCACTGCTCTACAAACGTGCTCAGGGGTGCAAAAATACagcttttcctattttttttttctttgctcattGGTGTGTCCTGAAACTTTGAAAATAATTCATATTGGCTGCACCAAAATCAATCTTCACTTCCAGTTCCTTACTTTGTGTAATGATTCTTAGGATGGAGAATCTATGTTTAACGATTCCTGGAATGATCAGTGTTTCGGTACACAACAAGGATGTGACATGTACAGTAGATGGCACAAAAAGGGTCTAGAACAACCTTTTTAGTTAAGTGGTATTTAAATATTCCATCAGTGAGAAGCCTGCCCACTACAGTGTCAGAGCGGTTAAGGATAACAAAAAAGTCGGAGGCTAAAAATTTACTGCCATATGTTACATATAACATTTATACTAACTATTTAAACATTCATTATCTTACTTTTAGCAAATACAAACAGCAACtgtcagttattttttttattcatttttgctaAATATATTCTGCCTTTTATGCCATTGGGTCCTCCAAATCTATACTCCTAGCATGGAAGCAACCACAGTGCACAATATATACTGTAGAGTTGTGAAGTGATGCACCAGAGGAGGCAAAAAATGCAATTCATGCTGAACGACATTTCTTGTaaagtaaaaaaaggaaataatGCAACACCAACCTGTACACTGCTTCTCGTCACTTGCTGATTCCTCCATTTTGCTCTCCTTCCTAAAATTACCTCCATACACCAGATTAAACAAATATTTAACGCAACATCGTGGTTTTGAGAACTTTTACAGAGAAAGGAAACAAGAACTGCCCATCGATTTCTCTAAAAAAAAGCGGCTAGGCTGTGACCACACGTAATGGGCTGTCTTATGGGGACAGCTGTATGTGTAACTTCTCAATTTAAAGAAGTTACCAAATGACTCAAGTTACCAAAATGGGAAAGAGGATGTTtagaaagataaaaacaaaaaataaccctTTTTTTAAAGATAACTGTTGAACACAATTTCATAGCAATGCAGAAGCTTTCCTGACAGTGGATTTGAACTTCCTTCTGCAGACCTGGCACAAGAACAGgattaattttattttatgtgtTTAAAATGGTACAGTTACTTGTCATCAAGACTTCTAAGCAGATAAGGAGCTTCCTTTAAAATCTTTTGTTCTGCAATTTACATTCTCTTTCTAAAAAGCAAATCTACATatactcagggctggtgcaaggatttttgacaccctaggcgaaacctcattttgccgccccccttggctccacccctgactccacccccttttccctgcccatgtacaccccacacccatcaaatacagcctcaccagcgcccattatatacagcctcaccagcgcccatcatatacagcctcaccagcgcccatcatatacagcctcaccagcgcccatcatatacagcctcaccagcacccattatatacagcctcaccagcgcccatcattaacagcctcaccagcgcccatcattaacagcctcaccagcgcccatcattaacagcctcaccagcgcccatcattaacagcctcaccagcgcccattatatacagcctcaccagcgcccattatatacagcTTCAGGGGAGGCCATTTGGCAGATCAGTCAATATAatacatattacacacacacatcaatatacatacataatacaaatacattttaaaactaCATTTTATTGTCATCACATATACAATTTCATTAAGTCAGAGAGAAAGCAGCAGTTTTTACTTAGCACACCAGTAACACCTGTTCCTCACTTGCA from Aquarana catesbeiana isolate 2022-GZ linkage group LG04, ASM4218655v1, whole genome shotgun sequence includes the following:
- the STX11 gene encoding syntaxin-11 isoform X1, translated to MEESASDEKQCTVTMKDRLSELLEYSRLHSQYVQNGEEDLSQELAMFETDHSLEVLYNDIQVIRTENHLLKVDVKRLGKQTTRFLTSMRRLSSIKRDSNSIAKDIKLRGEGIHRKLQNLKNLSEDAETAHGENSVIARVSKAQYNTLTRAFQKAMVEYNEAEMVQRENCKIRIQRQLEIMGKDVSGNQIEDMIEQGKWDVFSENLLSDVKVARSALNEIETRHKELLKLETRIREVHDLFLQMALLVEEQAETLNVIELNVENVKDYVSVAKAQIKQAVEYKKKNPCRQFFCCCFPCCN
- the STX11 gene encoding syntaxin-11 isoform X2 encodes the protein MKDRLSELLEYSRLHSQYVQNGEEDLSQELAMFETDHSLEVLYNDIQVIRTENHLLKVDVKRLGKQTTRFLTSMRRLSSIKRDSNSIAKDIKLRGEGIHRKLQNLKNLSEDAETAHGENSVIARVSKAQYNTLTRAFQKAMVEYNEAEMVQRENCKIRIQRQLEIMGKDVSGNQIEDMIEQGKWDVFSENLLSDVKVARSALNEIETRHKELLKLETRIREVHDLFLQMALLVEEQAETLNVIELNVENVKDYVSVAKAQIKQAVEYKKKNPCRQFFCCCFPCCN